The Manis javanica isolate MJ-LG chromosome 4, MJ_LKY, whole genome shotgun sequence genome contains a region encoding:
- the LYZL6 gene encoding lysozyme-like protein 6, whose amino-acid sequence MPMVLLFSLVSCLLAIHQANLITRCDLAKVLHQEDLDGFEGYSVSDWLCLAFVESNFNISKVYENTDGSFDYGIFQINSHYWCNDNRSHSENICHMECQELMSPNLLSTINCAKKIVSGAGGMNNWVNWKLHCSGRPLSYWMTGCHLE is encoded by the exons ATGCCGATGGTGCTACTCTTCTCCTTGGTCAGCTGCCTGCTTGCCATACACCAGGCCAACTTAATCACCCGCTGTGACTTGGCCAAGGTGCTGCACCAGGAAGACCTGGATGGGTTTGAGGGCTACTCTGTGAGTGACT GGCTGTGCCTAGCTTTTGTGGAAAGTAACTTCAACATATCAAAGGTATATGAAAATACGGATGGCAGCTTTGACTATGGCATCTTCCAGATCAACAGCCACTACTGGTGCAACGATAACCGAAGTCACTCGGAAAACATTTGCCACATGGAATGCCAAG aacTGATGAGCCCCAATCTCCTCTCGACCATCAACTGTGCAAAAAAGATTGTGTCTGGAGCAGGGGGGATGAACAACTG gGTAAACTGGAAGCTGCACTGTTCAGGCCGGCCACTCTCCTATTGGATGACAGGATGTCACCTGGAATGA
- the RDM1 gene encoding RAD52 motif-containing protein 1 isoform X2: MAELVPFAVPTGNDKTLLVWELSPGPTAEALHHSLFTVFSQFGLLYSVRVFPNAAVARPGFYAIIKFYSARDARRAQKACDQEQLFQKSPVKVHLGTRHKAIQHQALALNSFRCQELANYYFGFNGWSKRIIKLQDLSDLEETDNEDTVAPLQKQSLKFFCALEVVLPFYECRSPGVGVAEEPLDKLEEGPLSLLMGRKTVQKLAIQKAMSDAFQKLLIVVLESGKIAVEYRSCEEITDARITEDLQDLIQVSSFSWKQCGQGEEECLSDFSLEEEEFRLLGLEEHF; encoded by the exons ATGGCGGAGTTGGTACCTTTTGCGGTTCCCACCGGGAATGACaaaaccttactggtgtgggaGCTGAGCCCTGGACCCACGGCTGAGGCCTTGCAT CATTCTCTGTTCACAGTATTCTCCCAGTTTGGTCTTCTGTATTCGGTCCGAGTCTTCCCAAACGCTGCAGTGGCCCGTCCTGGTTTCTATGCCATCATCAAGTTTTACTCGGCGAGGGATGCCCGCAGAGCCCAAAAGGCATGTGACCAGGAGCAGCTTTTTCAGAAATCTCCAGTGAAG GTTCATCTGGGCACCAGACACAAGGCAATTCAACATCAAGCCCTTGCTCTAAATAGCTTCCGATGCCAAGAATTGGCAAATTACTACTTTGGTTTCAATGGATGGTCAAAAAGGATCATCAAG CTTCAGGATCTATCTGACCTTGAAGAAACAGATAATGAAGATACTGTTGCACCACTGCAGAAGCAAAGCCTGAAGTTCTTCTGTGCTTTAGAGGTGGTATTGCCATTCTATGAGTGCAGGAGTCCTGGAGTTGGTGTGGCTGAGGAACCTTTGGATAAGCTGGAAGAAG GGCCCTTATCATTGCTTATGGGAAGGAAGACAGTCCAGAAGCTTGCTATTCAGAAGGCTATGTCAGATGCATTCCAGAAACTGTTGATTGTGGTTTTag AAAGTGGTAAAATAGCTGTGGAATATAGATCCTGtgaggagatcacagatgccagaatcACAGAGGACCTGCAGGATTTAATTCAA GTGAGCTCCTTCTCTTGGAAGCAGTGTGGCCAAGGGGAGGAAGAATGTCTCTCAGATTTCAGCCTTGAGGAGGAAGAGTTCAGACTGCTGGGACTGGAAGAGCACTTTTGA
- the RDM1 gene encoding RAD52 motif-containing protein 1 isoform X1, producing the protein MAELVPFAVPTGNDKTLLVWELSPGPTAEALHHSLFTVFSQFGLLYSVRVFPNAAVARPGFYAIIKFYSARDARRAQKACDQEQLFQKSPVKVHLGTRHKAIQHQALALNSFRCQELANYYFGFNGWSKRIIKLQDLSDLEETDNEDTVAPLQKQSLKFFCALEVVLPFYECRSPGVGVAEEPLDKLEEGPLSLLMGRKTVQKLAIQKAMSDAFQKLLIVVLESGKIAVEYRSCEEITDARITEDLQDLIQGIPGAFPEVLALGSDSLFKTWRAGLRTIRALLQLWIFEGTPAFRTSLNQDPRDLGIK; encoded by the exons ATGGCGGAGTTGGTACCTTTTGCGGTTCCCACCGGGAATGACaaaaccttactggtgtgggaGCTGAGCCCTGGACCCACGGCTGAGGCCTTGCAT CATTCTCTGTTCACAGTATTCTCCCAGTTTGGTCTTCTGTATTCGGTCCGAGTCTTCCCAAACGCTGCAGTGGCCCGTCCTGGTTTCTATGCCATCATCAAGTTTTACTCGGCGAGGGATGCCCGCAGAGCCCAAAAGGCATGTGACCAGGAGCAGCTTTTTCAGAAATCTCCAGTGAAG GTTCATCTGGGCACCAGACACAAGGCAATTCAACATCAAGCCCTTGCTCTAAATAGCTTCCGATGCCAAGAATTGGCAAATTACTACTTTGGTTTCAATGGATGGTCAAAAAGGATCATCAAG CTTCAGGATCTATCTGACCTTGAAGAAACAGATAATGAAGATACTGTTGCACCACTGCAGAAGCAAAGCCTGAAGTTCTTCTGTGCTTTAGAGGTGGTATTGCCATTCTATGAGTGCAGGAGTCCTGGAGTTGGTGTGGCTGAGGAACCTTTGGATAAGCTGGAAGAAG GGCCCTTATCATTGCTTATGGGAAGGAAGACAGTCCAGAAGCTTGCTATTCAGAAGGCTATGTCAGATGCATTCCAGAAACTGTTGATTGTGGTTTTag AAAGTGGTAAAATAGCTGTGGAATATAGATCCTGtgaggagatcacagatgccagaatcACAGAGGACCTGCAGGATTTAATTCAA GGAATTCCTGGAGCTTTTCCTGAAGTTCTGGCCCTTGGCTCTGACTCCTTATTTAAAACTTGGAGAGCAGGATTGAGGACCATCAGGGCACTGCTACAGTTGTGGATATTTGAGGGGACACCAGCCTTTAGGACTTCCCTCAATCAGGATCCCAGGGATTTGGGAATAAAATAA